In Chryseobacterium oranimense, a single window of DNA contains:
- the bshC gene encoding bacillithiol biosynthesis cysteine-adding enzyme BshC, producing the protein MKTINKISFNDIESIPQLVKDFLNQKIEGFEKNTFSLDHFKDQLHLKQNSFAQDQRNILSDALEKQLSELVLSSKQKENLENLKLPNTFTITTGHQLNLFSGPVFFVYKILQTIKTCTYLKENFPDFNFVPLYWMASEDHDFAEINHFKTEHNYYEINEKSGGPVGKITISDTFFISEFEKEFKDSVFGTELILMMKEAYKAGNTLTQAIKILVNRLFSEFGLLIIDGDSRELKNQVKNIFKDELLNSSLQKNSKEKVDFLTEKYGKVQVNPRDINLFYLSGTRGRIDFNGERYTVVDTDIKFTKEEIIGELENHPEKFSPNALMRPVYQEKVLPNLAYIGGNAEIMYWLELKDYFKAVNIPFPVLIPRNSMLFIKEKTVGKIEKLNLNIQDFFGNFTAITNQKILQDSSVLSLLEEKELLLEKNFSELKAIAETTERSFGNMVKAEEVRQLKSFKRMKKRLLHAEKIKQGELLERLEKLFLDVHPSKTWQERVYNFSVFFSDYGYSWLENCWEEMVVQESKLIIVAI; encoded by the coding sequence TTGAAAACAATAAATAAAATATCATTCAACGATATAGAAAGCATTCCTCAGCTGGTAAAAGATTTTCTGAATCAAAAAATTGAGGGCTTTGAAAAAAATACCTTTTCTTTAGATCACTTTAAAGATCAGCTCCATCTCAAGCAGAATTCCTTTGCACAGGATCAGAGAAATATTCTTTCTGATGCACTGGAAAAACAGCTTTCAGAACTTGTTCTTTCATCAAAACAGAAAGAAAATCTGGAAAATCTGAAGCTCCCCAACACATTCACTATTACCACCGGGCATCAGCTGAATCTTTTTTCAGGACCTGTTTTTTTCGTTTACAAAATTTTGCAGACCATTAAAACATGTACTTACCTGAAAGAGAATTTTCCGGATTTTAATTTTGTGCCTTTATACTGGATGGCTTCGGAAGACCATGATTTTGCCGAAATCAATCATTTTAAAACAGAGCACAATTATTACGAGATCAATGAGAAATCTGGCGGACCGGTAGGTAAAATCACCATCAGCGATACCTTTTTTATTTCAGAATTTGAAAAAGAATTCAAAGATTCCGTATTTGGAACAGAATTGATCCTGATGATGAAAGAAGCGTATAAAGCAGGAAATACTCTTACGCAGGCAATTAAAATATTAGTAAACAGGCTTTTCTCAGAATTTGGGTTATTGATTATCGACGGAGATTCCAGGGAGCTTAAAAATCAGGTTAAAAATATTTTCAAAGATGAACTGCTGAATTCCAGTTTACAGAAGAATTCAAAAGAGAAAGTAGATTTTCTGACTGAGAAATATGGAAAGGTACAGGTCAATCCACGGGATATTAATCTTTTTTATCTTTCAGGAACAAGGGGCAGGATTGATTTTAACGGCGAAAGATATACCGTAGTAGATACAGATATAAAATTTACAAAAGAAGAAATCATTGGGGAACTCGAAAATCATCCGGAAAAATTCAGCCCGAATGCATTAATGCGTCCGGTTTATCAGGAAAAAGTACTTCCTAACCTGGCTTATATCGGGGGGAATGCGGAAATCATGTACTGGCTGGAGCTTAAAGACTATTTTAAAGCAGTCAATATTCCTTTCCCTGTTTTGATTCCAAGAAATTCAATGCTTTTCATTAAAGAAAAAACAGTTGGGAAAATTGAAAAACTAAATCTTAATATCCAGGATTTCTTTGGAAACTTTACAGCAATTACCAATCAGAAAATTTTACAGGACAGCAGCGTGTTGTCATTGCTCGAAGAAAAAGAGCTTCTTTTGGAGAAAAATTTCTCCGAGCTGAAAGCAATTGCTGAAACGACAGAACGCTCTTTCGGAAACATGGTAAAAGCAGAAGAAGTAAGACAGCTGAAATCATTTAAAAGAATGAAAAAGCGTCTGCTTCATGCAGAAAAAATAAAACAGGGCGAGCTGCTGGAAAGACTTGAAAAACTGTTTTTAGATGTTCACCCTTCAAAAACATGGCAGGAAAGAGTCTATAACTTTAGTGTGTTCTTTTCAGACTATGGCTATTCATGGCTTGAAAATTGTTGGGAAGAAATGGTGGTTCAAGAATCCAAATTAATAATTGTTGCCATTTAA
- a CDS encoding LysM peptidoglycan-binding domain-containing protein, with translation MIKRFFILSSLCMVLGVSAQNSHTVVKGDNPYNIAKKYGITVDELLKLNPKYKDGKLAIGDVVTVKAEKHTAPASKPAVAEKAKSGSVGQVGKIILQPKQTIYGITKQYRISETDLRKLNPELDSHMKIGDEIILPLESIKKYGGEQQALPAAVVTKSAESHTETPVAVATSGEGEAYVIQSKDNYYRITKQFGISQQELFALNPGLEEKGLKPGETIKVKKSNTDAAVVSEPVNPKTKIESGNEKVSTATVTSVVDDYVTYTIQQGDTVFSIVNKFGVSIDELIALNPELSKGLKTGMVLKIKKQDPAYVKKNGDALSVVLMLPFGYSTNETQYRAMALDFLTGAKLAIERNASGGQKLDIKIVDSGNEASFKNSMAQINPENTDLIIGPFFKSNVIDVLDFTRNQKIPVVAPFANSPELYNYSNLIIVETNDQTYADKIVEEVKAVYSDQKIYVVADSKKEIANYIKGGLEKAVKNPNIIIVNSPSEIQLDKNMMTGQSAPVIAILASDNDAAGEAFANKTIALSKEVQGVKAFSMYYSPIFEKKVDELSQASLVYLMDRKINAEGSFEKEILAAYKSKYCKTPPKYAIVGFDVVNDMLTRENKKGEIFKQMNKVQTQLATKFEFVKSKANGAYVNTGYRVIRLVP, from the coding sequence ATGATAAAGAGGTTTTTTATTTTGTCCAGTTTATGTATGGTTTTGGGGGTTTCTGCCCAGAACTCTCACACCGTTGTAAAAGGAGATAATCCCTATAATATTGCAAAAAAATACGGAATTACTGTAGATGAATTGTTAAAGCTGAATCCCAAATATAAAGACGGTAAGCTGGCAATAGGAGATGTTGTTACAGTGAAGGCTGAGAAGCATACAGCTCCCGCTTCCAAACCTGCCGTTGCTGAAAAAGCAAAGTCAGGTTCAGTAGGCCAGGTTGGAAAAATAATTCTTCAGCCTAAGCAGACCATCTATGGAATTACAAAACAATACCGAATCTCTGAAACAGATTTAAGAAAGCTGAACCCTGAACTCGATTCCCATATGAAAATAGGAGATGAGATCATCTTACCTCTTGAAAGTATAAAAAAATATGGTGGAGAACAGCAGGCACTTCCGGCAGCTGTAGTTACTAAATCTGCAGAAAGCCATACGGAAACACCTGTAGCAGTGGCAACATCTGGAGAAGGAGAAGCGTATGTGATCCAGTCAAAAGATAATTATTACAGAATTACAAAGCAGTTTGGAATCAGCCAGCAGGAACTTTTTGCCCTCAATCCGGGATTGGAAGAAAAAGGCCTTAAGCCGGGTGAAACCATCAAAGTAAAAAAATCAAATACGGATGCAGCTGTGGTTTCCGAACCCGTAAATCCGAAAACAAAAATAGAATCAGGAAACGAAAAAGTTTCTACAGCAACAGTAACTTCTGTTGTTGATGATTACGTTACCTATACCATTCAGCAGGGAGATACTGTGTTCTCCATTGTTAATAAGTTCGGAGTTTCAATCGATGAACTGATTGCTCTGAATCCTGAGCTTTCCAAAGGACTTAAAACAGGAATGGTTTTAAAGATCAAAAAACAGGATCCTGCTTATGTGAAGAAAAACGGAGATGCATTGAGCGTTGTTTTAATGCTGCCTTTTGGGTACAGTACCAACGAAACTCAGTATAGAGCTATGGCACTGGATTTCCTTACCGGAGCTAAACTGGCTATTGAAAGAAATGCCAGTGGCGGACAGAAACTTGATATTAAAATTGTAGATTCAGGAAACGAAGCCTCATTTAAAAATTCAATGGCCCAGATCAATCCTGAGAATACGGACCTGATCATCGGTCCATTCTTCAAATCCAATGTAATTGATGTCCTTGATTTTACAAGAAACCAGAAAATACCGGTTGTAGCACCATTTGCCAACTCGCCGGAGCTGTATAATTACAGCAACCTGATCATTGTTGAAACCAATGACCAGACCTACGCAGATAAAATTGTTGAAGAAGTAAAAGCAGTTTATTCAGATCAGAAAATATATGTAGTGGCAGACAGCAAAAAAGAAATTGCCAACTATATCAAAGGCGGTCTGGAAAAAGCAGTTAAAAACCCAAATATCATTATTGTTAACTCTCCTTCAGAAATCCAGCTGGATAAGAACATGATGACCGGGCAGTCCGCTCCAGTTATTGCGATTCTTGCCAGTGACAACGATGCTGCCGGAGAAGCTTTTGCCAACAAAACCATTGCTCTTTCCAAAGAAGTGCAGGGTGTAAAAGCCTTCAGTATGTATTACTCTCCGATTTTCGAGAAGAAAGTGGACGAACTGAGCCAGGCAAGCCTTGTTTACCTGATGGACAGAAAGATTAATGCAGAAGGTAGTTTTGAGAAAGAAATTCTGGCTGCCTATAAAAGTAAATATTGTAAAACACCACCAAAATATGCCATTGTAGGTTTTGATGTCGTGAATGATATGCTGACGAGGGAAAATAAAAAAGGAGAGATATTTAAACAGATGAATAAAGTTCAGACTCAGCTTGCTACCAAGTTTGAATTTGTAAAATCCAAAGCAAACGGAGCGTATGTAAACACAGGATACCGTGTGATCAGACTAGTTCCTTAA
- a CDS encoding RagB/SusD family nutrient uptake outer membrane protein, with protein sequence MKKYILKYGMLAVLSTAALTSCSNDFIETEFFQQVQQGPLNTIEELDAFVKGQYLSMRSASYYGCDFLMIGELRSNNMYSDFANGAGYYQTVASYSMTAGDQYSSGPYAEMYKVIAKANIVINNVPSGQLTWKQSQDPAVIQARANYLKGQAYASRALALFDLLRMFGQEYAGGTTGVVIPTVYNPEAKQARSTVAETRAQIEADFDKALSLMGTPTANIHLTRTEINQYGVKALMSRYYLYKGDYAKVRTLVADLVASGKYSVIGASDFSGSFSKPDSSVNSIFEIAVGSTNDLGTTSTSNKLNLAPKGYGNMKVVPALRLSYVADDVRGAVISSTNVLNGKYVNSFDNIRVVRYEEVLLNGAEAELQAGGNAATALTYYNMIQAKRGKATGALTPAVTLTLNDVYTERQKELVGEGFGYWDLLRRNQPIIQRSSSGVAGTVRNVGNQLLTFPIPRTEINVPGTLVTPNPGFGN encoded by the coding sequence ATGAAAAAATATATTTTAAAATATGGAATGCTGGCAGTTTTATCAACTGCTGCATTAACGTCGTGTAGCAATGATTTCATCGAAACTGAATTCTTTCAGCAGGTTCAACAGGGACCATTAAATACCATTGAAGAATTGGATGCGTTTGTAAAAGGACAGTATCTTTCAATGAGAAGTGCCTCTTATTATGGATGTGATTTTTTAATGATTGGAGAACTTAGAAGTAACAATATGTATTCTGACTTTGCTAACGGTGCAGGTTATTATCAGACGGTTGCCTCATACTCTATGACTGCAGGAGATCAATATTCTTCTGGTCCATACGCAGAAATGTACAAGGTGATTGCAAAGGCTAACATTGTAATTAATAATGTGCCTTCAGGACAATTAACATGGAAACAATCTCAGGATCCTGCAGTGATTCAGGCAAGAGCTAATTACCTTAAAGGTCAGGCATATGCTTCTAGAGCTTTAGCTTTATTTGACCTATTAAGAATGTTTGGACAGGAGTATGCAGGAGGTACTACAGGAGTAGTTATTCCTACAGTGTACAATCCTGAAGCTAAGCAGGCTCGTTCTACAGTAGCTGAAACAAGAGCTCAGATAGAAGCTGATTTTGATAAGGCACTTTCCCTAATGGGAACTCCAACAGCCAATATACATCTTACAAGAACAGAAATTAACCAATATGGAGTGAAAGCACTTATGTCAAGATATTATCTTTACAAAGGTGATTATGCAAAAGTTAGAACTTTGGTAGCTGATTTGGTTGCTTCAGGTAAATATTCTGTGATTGGTGCATCTGATTTCTCCGGAAGTTTTTCAAAACCGGATTCTTCGGTTAACTCAATTTTTGAAATTGCTGTAGGTTCCACTAACGACCTTGGAACAACATCTACTTCTAACAAACTAAACCTTGCTCCAAAAGGATACGGAAATATGAAGGTTGTTCCTGCATTAAGACTGTCTTATGTTGCGGATGATGTGAGAGGAGCAGTTATTTCATCAACAAATGTTCTTAACGGTAAATATGTGAATAGTTTTGATAATATTCGTGTTGTAAGATACGAAGAGGTATTGTTAAACGGTGCTGAAGCTGAACTTCAAGCAGGAGGAAATGCTGCAACTGCATTGACTTACTACAATATGATTCAGGCTAAACGTGGAAAAGCTACAGGAGCTTTAACACCTGCAGTGACACTTACATTAAACGATGTTTACACTGAAAGACAAAAAGAACTTGTAGGAGAAGGATTTGGATATTGGGATTTATTAAGAAGAAATCAACCAATTATTCAAAGAAGCTCTAGCGGTGTTGCAGGTACTGTTAGAAACGTTGGAAACCAATTGTTAACTTTCCCTATACCTAGAACAGAAATTAATGTTCCCGGAACATTAGTAACGCCTAACCCAGGGTTTGGTAATTAA
- a CDS encoding SusC/RagA family TonB-linked outer membrane protein, translated as MNVKLRVLSVGALFFIGTTAFAQKTKKDTATTEIDEVVMVGFGQKKTVKELTGAVGTMKSDAIKDVPVASVDKMLQGRVSGVQTGNASGQPGGFASVRVRGITSVNGGVNPIYVVDGIRVQSGDLTSGATTGNILANLNSDDIESVTVLKDAASTAVYGADAGAGVIVITTKSGKKGKPKISLNFESGTNSRAIEGMKGLNTEQYRYLLTHVFGNYYGDTPEKVYADMVAGDYGATPQQIFTTTNNTNWRDVTSRSGYQNSVNASISGGNDRITYYNSANYFLQESELKGSDFKRLGFTTKVDYKATDKFKLGTDIQLSYSRINTLPNGGGFANPILFELFGRPTDQAYNADGTYYLGTSGRLSNNLFNSGYVQENNYFRASTARVFGNLYGEYQILKNLSYKIVFGAEYNNIENDTYYNPIHGDGYQVNGRKTESTSRYFNWNLQNIVNYNFKIGDKNRFNISAIQEAYQRNYRFVAGQGVNVGSPNLESLSNFIKPIYAQGDRSISSRNGYAGVLNYDYDKFILIDLSIRRDALSNFVPGQKWGTFYSVGAGVDLARLQFVKEWDMISQFKFRGSYGKVGNTISSIPYSLYQYTGNYNDAPAAAPRYVYNPDLRWETVKPLSFGVDMGFFKNRLTITAEYYNKKTEDLVFSVPLQLSQGLPAETTPTYPYKDINVGSLVNKGFEFTVNYDVVRKEDFTLSIGGNLSTLKNEITSLYGGQDVITGSTILREGEGIGTFYIRKWAGVDPTNGDPLWYKNGMDGETTNKYADAALAVQGRSYSNVFGGVNLNVFYKNFTLSALGTFGFGGKVLNDWGSYTQSDGQYTYSYPGSTDALDFWTPSNPNAANPKPVYNNATNSNRSSTRFLAKTDYLRLSNVRVGYKFNAKMLKGTGLQGFEVYAQGNNILTHRYDKNLKFDPENNLNATNNLNLPVQKTYSLGFNIQF; from the coding sequence ATGAATGTTAAACTACGTGTATTGAGTGTTGGGGCATTGTTCTTTATTGGGACTACTGCTTTCGCACAAAAAACGAAAAAAGACACAGCTACTACAGAAATTGATGAAGTAGTAATGGTTGGATTCGGGCAGAAAAAAACAGTAAAAGAATTAACTGGAGCTGTAGGTACAATGAAAAGTGACGCAATAAAGGATGTTCCCGTTGCGTCAGTGGATAAAATGCTTCAAGGTAGAGTTTCCGGTGTTCAGACGGGGAATGCGTCGGGACAGCCTGGAGGTTTTGCATCTGTACGTGTAAGAGGTATAACTTCAGTAAATGGAGGTGTTAACCCTATTTATGTAGTTGATGGTATCAGAGTACAAAGTGGTGACTTAACAAGCGGAGCTACAACTGGTAACATCTTAGCCAATTTAAACAGTGATGATATTGAAAGTGTAACTGTACTTAAGGATGCAGCTTCAACAGCTGTATATGGAGCAGATGCTGGTGCTGGGGTAATAGTTATTACAACAAAATCAGGGAAGAAAGGCAAGCCGAAAATTTCATTAAATTTTGAATCGGGAACAAACTCTCGTGCTATTGAAGGTATGAAAGGCTTAAATACAGAGCAATATAGATACCTTTTAACACATGTTTTTGGTAACTATTATGGCGATACTCCTGAAAAGGTTTATGCAGATATGGTAGCTGGAGATTATGGAGCTACGCCTCAACAGATATTTACTACTACTAATAATACAAACTGGAGGGATGTAACTAGTAGAAGTGGATATCAGAACTCGGTAAATGCATCAATTAGTGGCGGAAATGATAGAATTACTTATTACAATTCTGCTAACTATTTCCTTCAGGAAAGTGAATTGAAAGGATCTGATTTCAAACGTTTGGGTTTTACTACAAAAGTTGATTACAAGGCTACGGATAAATTTAAGTTAGGAACTGACATACAGCTTTCATACAGTAGAATTAATACTCTTCCAAATGGAGGAGGATTTGCAAATCCTATTTTATTTGAATTATTTGGAAGGCCTACAGATCAGGCATATAATGCAGATGGGACTTATTATTTAGGGACTAGTGGGAGATTAAGCAATAACTTATTTAACTCTGGATATGTACAGGAAAATAACTATTTCAGAGCTTCTACTGCAAGGGTTTTTGGTAACTTATATGGAGAATATCAAATCTTAAAGAATTTATCGTATAAAATAGTTTTTGGAGCCGAATATAACAATATTGAAAACGATACATACTATAACCCAATTCATGGTGACGGATATCAGGTAAATGGTAGAAAAACTGAATCTACTTCAAGATACTTTAACTGGAATTTACAGAATATTGTTAATTATAACTTTAAAATTGGTGACAAAAACAGATTCAATATTTCTGCTATTCAAGAGGCTTATCAAAGAAACTATAGATTTGTCGCAGGACAAGGGGTAAATGTAGGTTCTCCAAACTTGGAATCGTTAAGTAATTTCATAAAGCCTATTTATGCACAAGGAGATAGATCTATTAGCTCGAGAAATGGGTATGCTGGAGTATTAAACTATGATTATGATAAGTTTATCTTAATTGATCTCTCAATAAGAAGAGACGCGTTATCAAATTTTGTACCTGGCCAAAAATGGGGGACTTTCTATTCAGTTGGGGCTGGAGTTGATTTAGCGAGACTTCAATTCGTAAAAGAGTGGGATATGATTTCCCAATTTAAATTTAGAGGATCTTATGGTAAAGTAGGTAACACAATTTCAAGTATTCCATATTCTTTATACCAATATACAGGAAACTATAATGATGCACCTGCTGCTGCACCAAGATATGTTTATAATCCAGACTTAAGATGGGAAACTGTAAAGCCTTTGAGTTTTGGTGTTGATATGGGCTTCTTCAAAAACAGACTTACCATTACAGCAGAATATTATAACAAAAAGACTGAAGATTTAGTATTCAGTGTACCGTTGCAATTATCTCAAGGATTACCTGCTGAAACTACTCCAACATATCCTTATAAGGATATTAATGTAGGATCATTAGTAAATAAAGGATTTGAATTTACTGTAAATTATGATGTGGTAAGAAAAGAAGATTTCACTCTTAGTATTGGAGGTAACTTAAGTACCCTGAAAAATGAAATTACATCATTATATGGTGGGCAGGACGTGATTACAGGTTCTACAATTCTTAGAGAAGGGGAAGGTATTGGTACTTTCTATATCAGAAAATGGGCGGGTGTAGATCCTACAAACGGTGATCCATTATGGTATAAAAATGGAATGGATGGAGAAACGACCAACAAATATGCTGATGCAGCTCTTGCTGTACAAGGAAGATCTTATTCAAATGTATTTGGTGGTGTAAACCTTAATGTATTTTACAAAAACTTTACTTTATCCGCATTAGGTACATTCGGATTTGGTGGTAAGGTTCTAAATGATTGGGGTTCATATACTCAATCTGATGGTCAGTATACTTATTCTTATCCTGGTTCTACAGATGCTCTTGATTTTTGGACTCCTTCAAATCCGAATGCAGCAAACCCTAAACCAGTATATAATAATGCAACTAACTCAAATAGATCTTCAACAAGATTTTTAGCTAAGACAGATTATTTAAGACTAAGCAATGTCAGAGTTGGATATAAATTTAATGCTAAAATGTTAAAAGGAACAGGACTTCAAGGATTCGAAGTGTATGCTCAAGGAAACAATATCTTGACGCATCGTTATGACAAGAACCTTAAGTTTGACCCTGAAAACAACTTGAACGCTACTAACAACCTTAACTTACCAGTTCAAAAGACTTATTCACTAGGGTTTAATATTCAATTTTAA
- a CDS encoding putative porin, with product MKYILIIIIFFGYVAKAQVVNKTDIKQPKKEEDTLVIDTGKKDSLKIFKPTINDYQYQTQFSEKKIFDTVMTFDKTHIFSQYNNTDNFGRAQVANIGAGFNPLVYEVNPEQNLSLLPSNKSYMIIGADDVKYYDVKTPTAAFIYHTAMKNGAALKSTYTQNIGKRFNFALEYMGLRSQGFYRNSLASNNNTLFSGHYISKSGNYELFAHYLHQNVNNQESGGITEDDLFQSGDSNYSNRQNAQVNLASSSSQFSYRRYYLSHQFTPFNSEKFPFSIRHTLSHQGNKYFYNQGAVETYWYDDAATELTSGFPLTTKKYSDNFSNTVSLVFNNEKFKLDGGVRYQMLKFGVRDLMTINGVTLPTELKENRIGAVGNLQVKLWDKFQLKSFLEFSNGSQFGSYLRTANNIKFEPVKDYFVNAKVNFQSAYPSFNYLLNTSVYNKYNYYLENAKNQTVTEIGGSVNLKWFKTEIFANYFRIDNYTYFNADGAPQQSSSSLNISQIGGDATFSFGKFHLNTRVHFQNALTNKELLPMPGFIGRANFFFQSQAFKKAAEIQAGLKVYYFSKFASRDYFPILNEYILPNADSFSIGGQPIAGLYINMKVKKMFFYVEGQQIGTVLSNNKAYAFPHYPVYDFRLNIGIVWYLFN from the coding sequence ATGAAGTATATCCTTATTATAATCATCTTCTTTGGATACGTTGCGAAGGCGCAGGTCGTTAATAAAACAGATATTAAGCAACCCAAAAAAGAAGAAGATACCCTTGTTATAGATACCGGGAAAAAAGATTCTCTGAAGATTTTTAAGCCTACCATTAATGATTATCAGTATCAGACCCAGTTTTCTGAAAAGAAGATTTTTGATACGGTAATGACTTTTGACAAAACCCATATCTTTTCACAATATAATAATACGGATAACTTTGGTAGAGCTCAGGTTGCCAATATAGGGGCAGGGTTCAATCCTCTGGTTTATGAAGTTAATCCCGAGCAGAACCTTTCTCTGCTTCCTTCCAACAAATCATACATGATCATCGGTGCTGATGATGTAAAATATTACGACGTAAAAACCCCAACAGCCGCTTTCATTTACCATACGGCCATGAAGAATGGGGCGGCATTAAAATCCACCTATACCCAGAATATCGGGAAGAGATTCAATTTTGCACTCGAGTATATGGGGCTTCGGTCCCAGGGGTTTTACAGAAATTCATTAGCTTCCAATAACAATACCTTATTTTCAGGACATTATATTTCTAAGAGCGGGAATTATGAGTTGTTTGCTCACTATCTCCATCAGAATGTGAACAACCAGGAAAGTGGAGGAATCACGGAAGATGATCTCTTTCAGAGCGGTGACAGCAATTATAGTAACAGACAGAATGCTCAGGTGAACCTGGCTTCATCAAGTTCTCAGTTTTCATACAGGAGGTATTACCTGAGCCACCAGTTTACACCCTTTAATTCAGAAAAATTTCCTTTTAGCATACGACATACATTATCTCACCAAGGGAACAAATATTTTTATAATCAGGGAGCGGTAGAAACTTATTGGTATGATGATGCTGCTACCGAACTTACCAGTGGTTTTCCCCTTACAACAAAAAAATATTCTGATAACTTCAGCAATACGGTAAGCCTTGTTTTTAATAATGAAAAATTCAAGCTTGATGGTGGGGTACGTTATCAGATGTTGAAATTTGGAGTTAGAGATCTTATGACAATAAATGGAGTAACTCTTCCTACTGAACTTAAAGAAAACAGAATAGGTGCAGTAGGAAATCTTCAGGTTAAACTTTGGGACAAATTTCAGCTGAAATCCTTTTTGGAATTTTCCAACGGAAGCCAATTTGGGAGCTATCTTAGAACAGCCAATAACATAAAGTTTGAGCCGGTAAAAGATTATTTTGTGAATGCAAAAGTAAACTTCCAAAGCGCTTATCCTTCATTTAATTATCTTCTGAATACTTCAGTTTACAATAAATACAACTATTATCTTGAAAATGCCAAAAACCAGACGGTAACGGAAATTGGAGGAAGTGTTAATCTTAAATGGTTTAAAACCGAAATTTTTGCCAACTATTTTAGAATAGATAATTACACCTATTTTAATGCTGACGGAGCACCGCAACAAAGCAGCAGCTCGCTCAATATCTCTCAGATCGGGGGAGATGCCACATTCAGTTTCGGAAAATTCCATCTGAATACAAGAGTTCATTTCCAGAATGCACTGACCAATAAAGAACTCCTTCCAATGCCGGGCTTTATCGGAAGAGCCAATTTCTTCTTCCAGAGTCAGGCATTCAAAAAAGCGGCAGAAATTCAGGCCGGATTAAAAGTTTATTACTTCTCAAAATTTGCCTCAAGAGATTATTTCCCTATCTTAAACGAATATATTCTGCCTAATGCAGATTCATTTTCTATCGGCGGACAGCCTATTGCAGGTCTTTATATCAATATGAAGGTTAAAAAAATGTTCTTCTATGTAGAAGGCCAGCAGATAGGAACAGTTCTTTCCAACAATAAAGCATATGCATTTCCACATTATCCGGTTTACGACTTCAGGTTGAATATTGGTATTGTGTGGTATTTGTTCAACTAA